The following coding sequences lie in one Oncorhynchus gorbuscha isolate QuinsamMale2020 ecotype Even-year linkage group LG10, OgorEven_v1.0, whole genome shotgun sequence genomic window:
- the LOC124045441 gene encoding 60S ribosomal protein L10: MGRRPARCYRYCKNKPYPKSRFCRGVPDPKIRIFDLGRKKARVDEFPLCGHMVSDEYEQLSSEALEAARICANKYMVKTCGKDGFHIRVRLHPFHVIRINKMLSCAGADRLQTGMRGAFGKPLGTVARVRIGQVIMSVRTKASNKEHIIEALRRAKFKFPGRQKIHMSKKYGFTKFNAVDFDQMMAEKRVIPDGCGVKYIPSTGPLARWKKIHAI, from the exons ATGGGTCGCCGGCCAGCCCGATG CTACCGCTACTGCAAGAACAAGCCCTACCCCAAGTCCCGTTTCTGTCGCGGTGTGCCTG ATCCTAAGATCAGGATCTTTGACCTGGGCAGGAAGAAAGCCAGGGTGGACGAGTTCCCTCTGTGTGGTCACATGGTCTCTGACGAGTACGAGCAGCTGTCCTCTGAAG cTCTGGAGGCAGCCCGTATCTGTGCCAATAAGTACATGGTGAAGACTTGTGGAAAAGACGGCTTCCACATCCGGGTCCGCCTGCACCCCTTCCATGTCATCCGTATCAACAAGATGTTGTCCTGCGCTGGGGCTGACAG GCTCCAGACAGGGATGCGTGGTGCGTTTGGGAAACCCCTGGGCACCGTGGCCCGTGTTAGGATCGGTCAGGTGATCATGTCTGTCCGCACCAAGGCCAGCAACAAGGAACACATTATCGAGGCTCTCCGCAGAGCCAAGTTCAAGTTCCCCGGACGTCAGAAG atcCACATGTCCAAGAAGTACGGCTTCACTAAGTTCAACGCGGTGGACTTTGATCAAATGATGGCTGAAAAGCGTGTGATTCCTGATGGCTGTGGGGTGAAGTACATCCCTTCGACTGGTCCTCTGGCTCGCTGGAAGAAGATTCACGCCATCTAG
- the dnase1l1 gene encoding deoxyribonuclease-1-like 1, translating into MSSSCSLLLFLLSLSGVKLISGFKICAFNVQSFGDSKSRNTEVMHTLIRIVSRCDVCLLQEVRDTKQKAIPLLMTELNRYNSQNQYDYVASERLGRTPSYQEQYVFVFRIGSVTVTDQYQYSDMLPGDEDAFSREPFIVRLHTPKTAIRDFVLVPQHTTPTNATKEIDALYDVFLDVKKKWKTEMVMFLGDFNADCGYVAKKNRQHVRLYSNQAFLWLIGDTEDTTVRQTTTCAYDRIVVHGAFEKAIVPQSAQPFNFAKEYGLTEEQALDVSDHYPVEVELKAGSEHLGGHTLLIILMAFFIST; encoded by the exons ATGTCATCCTCttgctccctcctcctcttcctcctctctctgagcgGGGTGAAGCTGATCTCAGGGTTTAAGATCTGTGCCTTTAACGTCCAAAGCTTCGGAGACTCCAAGTCACGCAACACTGAAGTTATGCACACACTGATACGG atcgTGTCTCGTTGTGATGTGTGCCTGCTACAGGAAGTGagagacactaaacagaaagcCATACCGCTGCTGATGACTGAACTGAACAg GTATAACAGCCAGAACCAGTATGATTATGTGGCCAGTGAGCGGCTGGGCAGGACACCTAGCTACCAGGAGCAGTATGTGTTTGTGTTCAG gatTGGCTCTGTGACAGTAACAGATCAGTACCAGTATTCTGACATGTTGCCGGGAGACGAGGATGCCTTCTCCAGAGAACCCTTCATCGTCCGCCTTCACACCCCCAAGACAG ccaTACGGGACTTTGTGTTAGTACCCCAGCACACCACTCCCACCAACGCTACTAAAGAGATCGATGCCCTCTACGATGTCTTCCTGGATGTCAAGAAGAAATGGAAGACAGAG atggtgaTGTTCCTAGGGGATTTTAACGCTGACTGTGGCTACGTGGCCAAGAAGAACAGGCAGCATGTACGTCTCTATAGTAACCAGGCCTTCCTGTGGCTAATAGGGGACACAGAGGACACCACCGTTAGACAAACCACCACCTGTGCCTACGAcag gatcGTGGTCCACGGGGCATTTGAAAAAGCCATCGTGCCCCAGTCCGCACAACCTTTCAACTTCGCCAAAGAATACGGCCTCACAGAGGAACAG GCGCTGGACGTCAGTGACCACTACCCAGTGGAGGTTGAGTTGAAGGCGGGGTCAGAACATTTGGGAGGCCACACCCTTCTGATCATCCTCATGGCCTTCTTCATCTCCACCTGA